The Tamandua tetradactyla isolate mTamTet1 chromosome 6, mTamTet1.pri, whole genome shotgun sequence genome contains the following window.
GAGAGGAGCAAGTTAATCGGATGACATCTGAATGCTCTCTTTGCCCCCTTGTAACCCCAACTCTTACCCCGCCTTGAAAGAAGGGGCCGAGTAAGGGATTCACGAAATGCTTCAGATGAAAACTGGAGAAAAAAGCTCTCGGAAGCGCTCCACTCAACGAGAGAGAGACTTACAGCTGCGGATTCGGGAAGAGCTTGCTCAACGCTGGAGGCCAGGAGCCGAGCAAAGACCCTTCCCCACGTGGGACAGCCGGGGGAAAGATCCCACCGATCGACACAAGTGAAGGGCACAAGTCTCCGGCCTGGGAGCAGTTGGGGGACCGCTCGAGCTGCGCGAGGCCTTGTTAGTATCGGAAGGCAGTACAGCTTCATCCTCTGGAAGCCTACGTTGGGCGCGTCTCAGGCCCCAGCCCTGCGGGGCACAGGCACCGACTTGGGGGGAACGGCCGGAGAGTGGGGAAGTCAGGCCGTTGCCCAAGCAacggagtgggggaggggagggcgacTGGGTTCTGTTTCCATAGAGACTGTGCCCGCTGCACAACAACATCACCGTCCTGTGCGCCCGGACTGACCGCCAAGGTCCGCAAGGAGCCGACGGGTAAAGTTTGGAAGACGCAGCCCCGACCCGGTGGCCCTCTGCCCTTGCCTACCCCAAACCTCCTCCCACGCCTTGGCCTAAGGGCCTAGAGTACTCAGGAGGTTCAGCGGGAGGGGCCGGGCCGGGGCCGTGGGGCGGGGGCCCTCACACATCCGGGTGCCCCAGGTCCCAGCCATGGCGCCTAAGAAGAAGCGCGGGCCTAGCGCGGAGCGCCGGGGCGCGGCGGGCGACGGTGCGGAGCCGCTGACAGAGCGCGCGCGGTATCTGCAGCGCGAGTACGCGTTGCTCAGCGAGCAGCTGGACGCCTGCAAAGAACGCGTGGACCAGGTGCTGCTGGAGAACACCTTTCTGGAGCGCGAGGCGCTGCGCCTGCGCGAGGAGAACCGGCTCTACGCCAGCTACGTGAACGCGCGCGCGCAGCGCTGCGCGCACGCCGTGGTGCGACTGGAGGAGCAGAACCGCGTGGACCTGGCGCAGATCAACTGGCAGCGGGCGGAGCTGGCGGCGCTTTACCAGGGCCGCGAGGACGGTGTGCGCGCGCAGCTGCTGGAAATGGAGGCGCGCGCGGCGCAGATGACGCGCCAGGTGCAGGAACTGCAGCCCTACAAGGCCAGTGCGCGCACAGCCGCgaaggggggtgggggcgggtggcCTCGGGCGCGCGTCGGGCGCTGACTCGCGCTGACCCGCGCCCGCCCCGTTCAGGAGTTGCAGCTGGAGCAGCTGGCGCGGATCCGTGCGCTGGAGCGCGAGCTCCTACACAAGCGCGTGGAACACACGCAGCTGTTGCACCGCGTTAAGCGGCGATTCCTGGAGGACAAGGCGGCCTTTGAGCGGGAGGCGCGCCAGCGCGTGCAGTCCCTGGCGCGGCGCGCAGAGCGGGAGGCGGCGCGCGCTCTCGTCGCGCACACTCAGGCCATCAAGGCGGACAACGGACGGCTGCGTCAGGAGCTGCTACGGCTGCTCCGCCGGGCCCAAGTGCTGCACGACACCCGGCGACAGCTGCTGGAACAGCGCGACCAGCTGCGGCGCGAGCACGAGGACACGCGGGACCTGGCGCGCGTGCACGGCTGGCTGCGCCGCGGCCCCGGGGGACCGCCGCTGTGGGAGCCGCCTCCGCCGCcgccacaaccaccaccacccgCCGCCGTCCCGCCCTCGGCGCTCCCTGGCTCACTCGCTCCCTCCGTAGAGTCGTCGCATGCGGGCTCCCGGGCTCAGTCATTGGTCCCTTCCCGCGCGGGCTCCCGAGGCCCGTCTTTGGACCCGTTGCACGTGGGTTCCCGGGCCCTGTCTTTGATCGCGCCCTATTTGGGTTCCCGGGTCCCGTCTTTGGTCCCATCCCACGCAGACTCCCTGGTCCCGTCGAGGGTCCCATCGCGCGCGGGCTCACGGGCCACGTCGCGCGGTGATTCCAGCGCCCTTTCGCTAGCTCGGTTGCGCGAATGCTCCAGGGGCTCCTCGCGGTGCTCGTCGCGTGCGGCCTCCGATGACGCGGGCTCCTCGCAGATGCTCCGCCCCGAGCTTCCCTTGGGTGTGCCCCGACCCGGGGCCCCTTCAACTCCGCAGGTGAAGGAGACCCTGAACACCGACCCTGCCGCAGAAGCCGCCGCCGGGAGAGCCTGAGCCTTACAGGAGGGCGGCCAAGGAGAGCTAGGGGCGGGGAGGTGCGTGTGGACGGGATGCTCAGTCGGTGAGTGAATTAAATAAAAGTCTGACACCCCCATTTCCAGGGCGCCTGTCCTCGCTGCTCTGGCATTTCCAGCTGGCAGAGGGGCAGCGCCTCAGGCTCCCAATTTCTAAGCGGGAAATTTCTTCTCCACTGTGCATCTGTCGGGACTCAGCATACATCTAACCACCAACAACTGACATCCTGCCTTGCAGCCCGGGACGGAGGAAGCGCAGGGAGCTGACAGTCTGATGATGGAGACAGACGTTGCAGACGTGGACAGACGCGGGGAAGAAACCCGGTGGGGTGGGTGGCAGAGCCGACGTGGGGTCTGGGGAAAGGGTACAGGGCTGGGGGGAGCCACCAGAGGttttacttttaatctttttatattgtaacttttatttcaatataatttacAATTTAGAGAAAAGGTACGGGAGTAGTAGGAGGAATTCCCATATACCGGGCTATGCAAAACTTGACATTTTCCccattccttctgcctctccacGTGTGTCTCTATACGTGCACTTTCCTGAACTATCTGAGGTTAGTTTGGAGACCTAAATATTCAGTGTGCATTTCCTGAGAGCAAGAACATTCTCCTACATCACCGCAATACAATGACCAAAATCAGGAGATTCTGCCTGCGGAGAACATTAATCCACGGCTCACGTTAAAGCTTTTGCCACAGTTCCCAGAAACGTCCTCTGTGGCCCGCCCCCTTCCAGGTCCACGCGTCGCATTTCCTCGCCCTGTCTCAAGTGTCCAGGCCGGCTATTAAAATCCTCCCACGTGTCAGCTAGGTCGCGAGGCTGTGCACCCTGTCTGCGGGTCCACGGTGTAGGGGTTTCGTCCCGAGGGCGGTGACGAGTAATGGAAGGGCCTTCCCGAGGTTGAGCGCGCTGAGGGTCGTGTGCGCGCGCAGCGGGGAGAGGCTGACCAGCGAGATGCAGGGCGACTAGAGTGTCCTTCGGGACTTCCGATCGGGGCCCGGTGGGGACAGATGAATGGAACCCGCTGGGCCTGTGCTTCAGCGGCCCGGGAAAGTGTGGTGAGGCCGAAAACTGTGGCCGCAAAGACTGTGGAGAGGCGCAGGTATCTGGGAGTTGTTCCTGGACCTGGTGGGCAACGTGCCCTCCCTGGAGGGTGCATGACTGGACCACGAAGCCCCGCTTTGGGGCACACCGACGGTGCTAGTGGCCCGGTGGGAAGGCAAGAGGGTTCTTGGAGAACCGGAACGCAAAACGCCCACGTCCAGGCAGCAGGACACCGTTCAGCGGCCCCATGGAGGCAGAAGCGCAGATCAGGGGCTTTAAGAAAGGTCCATGCTTCAAGGACCGTAGGTAGTGTGAATGAACTAGGAAATACCTGAACCCCAAACAGAGAAAATAGGTAGAAATCCTGTGCTTTCTCACCATGGGACctgtattaactagggttctctagagaaacagaatcagcaggaaatatctgtagatataaaatttatgaaagtcacataaccatggaatgtagagtccaaaatccatagggcaggctgtgaagctgaccactctgatgaagggtctggatgaactccacaggagatgctcgctgccaaagcaggaagagagactgtgtcttctgaatcctccttaaaaaccctccactgattagattaaatctCACTCATTGcacaagacactccccttggctgattacaaacacaatcagctgtggatgcagctgacgtgatcatggtttaattctatgacatgtcctcatagagacaggccagcacttgcccacccaAACAAGCATCAACACcaggccaaggtgacacatgaatctgaccttGACAGGACCTTTGTGCCCTGATTCCACCACCCCATACCACCCATTCCAAGCTGAAAGATTAGCCTAAAAATGGTTCTGGGTTGGTGGTGGTCCTAGGCCCACAAATTGTCTGGGGAGACATTACTTTAAATCCAGGCCTCCCCAAATTCCCATAACCAGTACCCATTAAAAGGCAGTAGTGCTCCTTTGTGATTCGGGGAGGAAATATACACAATGAGCCTGGGACATGTTGTTGTCACAGAAAGCAAGGAAGCTTGCCGAACCCTTTCAGAAGATCATATTGGAAGGACAGAGTGATAAAACTGAAGGGCTTCTGGTTGACTAAAAAtggaacatttttgtttttttttaaacattttgtattatgaaatataaaaatggaaCACTTTGAGCATCAAAACTAATTACTGCAATGAATGGAAACATAATATATACTATAATGTGGATATATtacatgtaatattttaaaacacatcaaatatataaaatattctttaaaagctACCTTATGAGTCATCTTGAAGTTTGCTAATGCAATTATAACTCATTCTAAAATCTAACAAATGGGCCACAGTAAAAGTATCAGTGAGATACTTCAGGGCTCCCTCCCCCCACgaagctttgaataaccagcaaGAACCGGCAGGAACAttttttctcaaagctccaaggaacagttaaaggactgcaataACAGGGCCAgtatcaaataaagaaaaaggatacCTAAAAGTAGCAGTATCTTGGGGCACACTGGCTGGTGCCTCTGCACCCCTTACTGTCTCTGGCCAGTGCTCccagtgtgggtccctggtcccagttccctATAAAATCTAAAGAGTGGTTGCCATGGGTGCAGGCAAACTTGAGTGACCTTCTTGCTGTCTTGCTGACCATCGTGAGGTAGCTGCACCTCTTTGTAAGTTTCC
Protein-coding sequences here:
- the CCDC166 gene encoding coiled-coil domain-containing protein 166; translated protein: MAPKKKRGPSAERRGAAGDGAEPLTERARYLQREYALLSEQLDACKERVDQVLLENTFLEREALRLREENRLYASYVNARAQRCAHAVVRLEEQNRVDLAQINWQRAELAALYQGREDGVRAQLLEMEARAAQMTRQVQELQPYKELQLEQLARIRALERELLHKRVEHTQLLHRVKRRFLEDKAAFEREARQRVQSLARRAEREAARALVAHTQAIKADNGRLRQELLRLLRRAQVLHDTRRQLLEQRDQLRREHEDTRDLARVHGWLRRGPGGPPLWEPPPPPPQPPPPAAVPPSALPGSLAPSVESSHAGSRAQSLVPSRAGSRGPSLDPLHVGSRALSLIAPYLGSRVPSLVPSHADSLVPSRVPSRAGSRATSRGDSSALSLARLRECSRGSSRCSSRAASDDAGSSQMLRPELPLGVPRPGAPSTPQVKETLNTDPAAEAAAGRA